The Candidatus Nitrosocosmicus franklandus genome contains a region encoding:
- a CDS encoding trypsin-like peptidase domain-containing protein — MKFVFSLLITLSVFSMIFGMDVNGATELSSSQTEVNNLEVNLTTDSLNKSQETILDYSNSLPDLFEKVEKSVVQITESGSLQSTEPNQSRLGSGFVYDKQGHIVTNFHVVDGSKNDKAFITFLDGVSYEGEIIGSDPYSDLAVIKLIDVDKNISSKLVPLVLGNSSTVRIGEKVVALGNPFGLSGSLSEGIISGLGRLMPVGDQHKPLPEDSGKEAIQNQSPTFSIPDIIQTDAAINPGNSGGPLIDMTGRVIGINTAIFSNTGVYSGIGFAIPSNFISKIIPELIQKGSYEHPYIGINGFDITPEIAKLVGLPEAVGFLVVNVTKDSPADKSGVFGGNQTVQINGIQLKIGGDIITDIDDRTVRKVDDILSYLENYKKIGDNVNLTVLRGPDLVEEVISINLTARPAHDSDLNIPTLGILGLDLNTQIAKILNLTQSDGFLVTSIIENSTASKANLRGGYVMNDINGSLVESGGDIITRIDDHTVKTHKDIRDYLKTKKIGDTVTITILRDGDFKTLTITLEQMSENQRRLQHSIPGQSSEFSFPSQLLDKFLDSCSKTFSREICSSMTTIR; from the coding sequence TTGAAATTTGTTTTTTCTTTATTGATTACACTAAGTGTTTTTAGCATGATTTTTGGGATGGATGTAAATGGTGCTACAGAGCTATCTTCCTCGCAAACTGAGGTTAATAATTTGGAGGTTAATCTAACTACTGATTCATTAAATAAATCACAAGAAACAATACTAGATTATAGTAATTCTTTACCCGACTTATTTGAAAAGGTTGAAAAGTCGGTAGTCCAAATTACTGAATCTGGTAGTCTTCAAAGCACAGAACCAAATCAATCTAGATTAGGTTCTGGCTTTGTTTATGATAAACAAGGTCATATAGTTACTAACTTCCATGTTGTAGATGGTTCAAAAAATGATAAAGCTTTCATAACTTTTTTGGATGGAGTTTCTTATGAAGGAGAAATCATTGGCAGTGATCCTTATTCCGACTTGGCTGTTATAAAATTGATAGATGTGGATAAAAATATTAGTTCAAAACTAGTCCCACTTGTTCTAGGAAATTCATCTACTGTTCGAATAGGTGAAAAAGTTGTTGCACTTGGAAATCCATTTGGCTTATCGGGATCTCTTTCCGAGGGAATCATAAGCGGTTTAGGAAGATTAATGCCTGTTGGGGATCAACATAAACCATTGCCCGAGGATTCAGGGAAAGAGGCAATTCAAAATCAGTCACCGACTTTTTCTATACCTGATATCATCCAAACAGATGCTGCAATCAATCCAGGCAATTCTGGTGGGCCATTAATTGATATGACTGGTCGCGTAATAGGTATCAATACTGCCATATTTTCTAATACAGGCGTTTATTCTGGAATTGGTTTTGCCATTCCATCTAACTTTATAAGTAAGATTATCCCGGAATTAATCCAAAAAGGGTCGTATGAACATCCATACATAGGAATTAATGGATTTGATATTACTCCAGAGATCGCTAAGTTAGTTGGTTTACCTGAGGCGGTTGGGTTTTTGGTGGTGAATGTTACCAAAGACAGTCCTGCTGATAAGTCGGGTGTATTCGGAGGAAATCAAACCGTTCAAATAAATGGTATTCAATTGAAAATCGGTGGAGATATCATTACTGATATTGATGATAGAACTGTGAGGAAAGTTGATGATATCTTGTCATATTTGGAAAATTATAAAAAAATCGGAGATAACGTAAATTTGACTGTGCTTCGCGGTCCGGATCTTGTTGAGGAGGTAATTTCGATTAATTTGACTGCTAGACCTGCTCACGATAGTGATCTTAATATTCCTACGTTAGGTATTCTTGGTCTAGATCTCAACACGCAAATAGCTAAAATACTTAATCTAACTCAATCAGACGGATTCCTCGTTACTAGTATAATTGAAAATAGTACTGCTTCAAAGGCAAATTTGAGAGGCGGGTATGTTATGAATGATATTAATGGATCCTTAGTTGAATCGGGAGGTGATATTATTACTAGGATTGATGATCATACTGTCAAGACTCACAAGGATATCCGTGATTACCTGAAAACGAAAAAAATTGGAGATACCGTAACAATTACTATATTAAGAGATGGAGATTTCAAAACATTAACAATCACACTTGAACAAATGAGTGAGAACCAGCGAAGATTGCAACATTCAATACCGGGTCAATCCAGCGAATTTTCTTTTCCATCTCAATTGCTGGACAAATTCCTAGATTCATGTTCAAAAACATTTTCGAGAGAAATATGTAGCTCTATGACGACTATAAGGTAA